The Mesobacillus jeotgali genome window below encodes:
- a CDS encoding MFS transporter — MYKFEKSFYSKTSMYSFVVVMILFFSMWYSTSKFVHIDMALLGYAISSAVFAIGLTIRMSFWMWRKATNRVAKRSVDNLFNKERLKRNSKALIKTLIDNIILQKFIFQRGIYRGIQHFMISWGCIISFAITFGLTFGWMRFDLIDPETYQIIVFDMPTITMAAHGLFAEIVYNGLNIGAIMVLIGAGMALYRRITDYDVKVTQRFEFDILPLIILLAVTVTGLILTIQYTFLDGWMHHYMSLIHQVTVIVMLMYFPFGKLFHVPIRPLATAVPMSYQEVVKVDTKSCKSCGQPYSNDDQIADVQAILKSQNFDLQLADGSYLSDYCTGCRRRMRALKQMNLEAPKGNPYGPVSTNNGIHISGFSKKRSEEFYGIDQDLKEEKIDEPVSR, encoded by the coding sequence TTGTACAAATTCGAGAAATCTTTTTACTCAAAAACAAGCATGTATTCATTTGTCGTTGTGATGATCTTGTTTTTCTCAATGTGGTATTCAACATCGAAGTTTGTCCATATCGATATGGCGCTTCTGGGATATGCGATTTCATCAGCGGTCTTCGCGATCGGCCTGACAATCAGGATGAGCTTCTGGATGTGGCGTAAAGCAACTAACAGGGTTGCGAAGCGAAGCGTTGATAACCTTTTTAATAAAGAAAGATTGAAACGTAATTCAAAAGCATTAATCAAAACATTGATTGATAATATCATTTTGCAAAAATTCATTTTCCAGCGCGGCATCTACCGCGGAATCCAGCACTTCATGATTTCATGGGGCTGCATCATTTCTTTCGCGATCACATTCGGACTGACATTCGGATGGATGCGTTTTGACCTGATCGATCCGGAAACATACCAGATCATCGTGTTCGATATGCCAACCATCACGATGGCGGCTCACGGGCTTTTCGCCGAGATTGTCTATAACGGACTGAACATCGGTGCAATCATGGTGCTGATCGGAGCAGGAATGGCTTTATACCGACGCATCACTGACTACGATGTAAAAGTAACACAGCGATTCGAATTCGATATTCTGCCATTGATCATTCTGCTGGCAGTTACCGTTACAGGTTTGATCCTGACAATTCAGTACACATTCCTTGATGGCTGGATGCATCATTATATGTCACTCATCCATCAGGTTACAGTCATCGTCATGCTGATGTACTTCCCATTCGGAAAACTGTTCCACGTGCCAATCAGGCCGCTGGCTACAGCAGTACCAATGAGTTATCAAGAGGTGGTCAAAGTGGATACGAAATCATGTAAAAGCTGCGGACAGCCATACAGCAATGATGACCAGATCGCGGATGTCCAGGCAATTTTAAAAAGCCAGAATTTCGACCTGCAGCTTGCGGACGGCTCATACCTTTCAGATTATTGCACAGGGTGCCGCCGCAGGATGAGAGCATTGAAACAAATGAATCTTGAAGCACCTAAAGGCAACCCATACGGACCAGTAAGCACCAATAATGGAATTCATATATCAGGCTTCAGCAAGAAGCGTTCGGAAGAGTTTTACGGAATCGACCAGGATTTGAAGGAGGAAAAAATCGATGAGCCAGTTTCTCGTTAA
- the fdhF gene encoding formate dehydrogenase subunit alpha, with protein MSQFLVKEGVKNQIRKGEKLVTTHCCYCGMQCGMHIRVDEKTNKVMGVEPRYDWVLTRGKMCPKGVTAYQTIDHPDRIKTPLIKKNGKFVEATWDEALDLIERKYKEIQGTYGKDALAVYGGVSMTNEKCYLVGKYARVGLGTRYIDYNGRYCMSSAAGGFNKTLGIDRGSSLPWTELEHSDCFFMAGSNTAECHPTSIQWFWKAKDKGAKLIVADPRETATARVADVHLDLLPGTDSALANGIMHLLIKHDYVDHEYVQERCNNFEELKEMTAKFTPEYTSGITGVAVEKIIKAAHIFGKSPRSVVMFARGAEQQTAGVDNVSLYTSMALLRGQIGKFASGVATFTGQGNGQGGREHGQKADLLPGYRKLTDPKAVEYISGVWGIKPEEMPQPGVSAYEMFHLMEAKTIRGLHVICSNPVVSSPNINYVQEQLENLDFLVVNDFFLSETAELADVVLPATTWAEDEGTTTNTEGRIIHIRKVVEPIGESKPDWEIMSLIAERLGKGQHFQYNEPREIFDELRLASKGGKADYYGVTYEKIDEQDGVFWPAPALDHQGTPSMFKEKFETPDGKANLAVCDYRGPAEVQSKEYPLWLTTGRVVFHYLSGNQTRRVDFLKEQCPEPFVEMHPELASQYQIENGERVKLTTPRGDMIAPVKITKAIRKDTMFVPYHWGKKLAVNQLTSPALDPISRMPEFKVCAVKLEKLSK; from the coding sequence ATGAGCCAGTTTCTCGTTAAAGAAGGCGTAAAGAACCAGATTCGCAAAGGCGAAAAATTAGTCACAACGCATTGCTGCTACTGCGGGATGCAGTGCGGCATGCACATACGTGTTGATGAAAAAACGAATAAGGTCATGGGTGTGGAACCACGTTATGACTGGGTTTTGACCAGAGGGAAAATGTGCCCTAAAGGGGTTACGGCGTACCAGACAATCGACCATCCAGACCGCATCAAGACTCCGTTAATCAAAAAGAACGGAAAGTTCGTAGAGGCAACCTGGGATGAAGCACTTGATTTAATCGAAAGAAAGTATAAAGAAATTCAGGGAACATACGGAAAAGATGCGTTGGCGGTATATGGCGGCGTATCGATGACAAACGAAAAATGCTACCTGGTAGGTAAATACGCACGTGTCGGACTCGGCACTCGTTACATCGATTATAATGGCCGCTATTGCATGAGTTCTGCAGCAGGCGGATTCAATAAAACGCTTGGAATTGACCGTGGATCCTCGCTTCCATGGACTGAGCTCGAGCATAGCGACTGCTTCTTCATGGCTGGCTCTAACACGGCAGAATGTCACCCGACTAGTATCCAGTGGTTCTGGAAAGCCAAGGACAAAGGCGCGAAGCTGATAGTTGCCGATCCGCGTGAAACTGCAACTGCAAGAGTCGCCGATGTACACCTTGACCTGCTTCCAGGAACAGATTCAGCATTGGCTAATGGCATCATGCACCTCTTGATTAAACATGATTATGTCGATCATGAGTACGTGCAGGAACGCTGCAATAATTTTGAAGAATTGAAGGAAATGACGGCGAAATTCACGCCTGAGTATACATCTGGTATTACTGGTGTTGCTGTTGAAAAAATCATTAAAGCGGCACATATTTTCGGAAAATCACCTCGCTCTGTCGTTATGTTCGCACGTGGTGCCGAGCAGCAGACAGCAGGTGTAGATAACGTAAGTCTTTACACATCAATGGCTCTTTTAAGAGGACAAATCGGCAAGTTCGCTTCTGGTGTTGCGACTTTTACTGGACAGGGAAACGGCCAGGGCGGCCGTGAACACGGCCAGAAGGCTGACTTGCTTCCTGGTTACCGCAAGCTTACTGATCCTAAGGCAGTTGAGTACATTTCAGGAGTTTGGGGCATCAAGCCTGAAGAAATGCCGCAGCCAGGTGTCTCCGCTTACGAAATGTTCCACCTGATGGAGGCGAAGACGATTCGCGGACTTCATGTCATTTGCTCAAACCCGGTTGTATCATCACCAAATATCAACTATGTGCAAGAACAGCTTGAAAACCTTGATTTCTTAGTCGTAAATGATTTCTTCCTTTCTGAGACTGCAGAGTTGGCAGATGTAGTACTTCCTGCTACAACATGGGCAGAAGATGAAGGAACGACTACAAATACAGAAGGACGGATCATCCACATCCGTAAAGTAGTTGAGCCAATCGGTGAATCAAAACCAGACTGGGAGATCATGAGCCTGATTGCTGAACGTCTCGGTAAAGGCCAGCACTTCCAATATAACGAGCCAAGAGAAATCTTCGATGAACTTCGCCTTGCATCAAAAGGCGGCAAAGCCGATTACTATGGTGTCACCTACGAAAAGATCGATGAACAGGACGGTGTCTTCTGGCCGGCTCCTGCACTTGACCATCAGGGAACTCCTTCGATGTTCAAAGAGAAGTTCGAAACGCCAGACGGCAAAGCGAATCTCGCGGTTTGTGATTACAGAGGACCTGCAGAAGTACAGTCAAAAGAATATCCACTTTGGCTGACTACAGGCCGTGTCGTATTCCATTACCTTTCAGGAAACCAGACAAGACGCGTTGACTTCCTGAAGGAGCAATGTCCTGAGCCATTCGTTGAAATGCATCCTGAACTGGCAAGCCAGTACCAGATCGAGAACGGTGAACGAGTGAAGCTTACAACTCCGCGAGGCGATATGATCGCTCCGGTAAAAATAACGAAAGCAATCCGCAAAGATACGATGTTCGTCCCTTATCACTGGGGCAAAAAGCTGGCCGTCAACCAATTGACCAGCCCGGCTTTGGATCCAATCTCACGGATGCCTGAATTTAAAGTTTGTGCTGTTAAGCTAGAAAAACTAAGTAAATAG
- a CDS encoding 4Fe-4S dicluster domain-containing protein, with product MNKIMYLEFERCIGCRACQAACRECGDHDAKERNYVEYVDFTESRQTFPMLCMQCKDPACARVCPANAIQITDEGVVLSAMEEKCIGCRNCTFGCPFGIPKFDFETNKMYKCDMCYDRTRHDIAPMCASVCPSDAIRFIDFDEMQQLRRKRTQMNLVEGKKPQEGNKWDYVPEFFGVYTDSQS from the coding sequence ATGAACAAAATAATGTATCTCGAATTTGAACGCTGTATCGGATGCCGTGCCTGCCAGGCAGCCTGCCGTGAGTGCGGAGACCATGATGCAAAAGAACGGAACTATGTAGAATATGTTGACTTCACTGAATCTCGCCAGACATTCCCGATGCTGTGCATGCAATGTAAAGACCCTGCATGTGCACGTGTCTGCCCGGCAAACGCCATCCAGATCACGGATGAGGGCGTCGTGCTGTCTGCAATGGAAGAAAAATGTATCGGATGCCGCAACTGTACATTCGGCTGCCCATTCGGTATCCCGAAATTCGATTTCGAAACGAACAAAATGTACAAATGCGATATGTGCTATGACAGAACTCGTCATGATATTGCGCCAATGTGTGCATCTGTTTGCCCAAGTGACGCGATCCGCTTCATCGATTTCGATGAAATGCAGCAATTGCGCAGAAAACGTACCCAGATGAACCTGGTTGAAGGTAAAAAGCCGCAAGAGGGCAACAAATGGGATTATGTACCTGAGTTTTTCGGAGTATACACAGATTCACAGTCATAA
- a CDS encoding Mrp/NBP35 family ATP-binding protein: MLKGNVLAVTSGKGGVGKSSLSVNLALALQKLGKSVAIIDLDIYGFSVPKILNIDSKPKTFNGKIIPVEANGIKVMSMGFLVKDNEPIVWRGPMLGKMIQHFTEDVLWGEMDYFILDMPPGTGDVALDMHLMIPQSKEIVVTTPHKAASFVAERAGAMAIKSKHEVIGVVENMSYFKPEDSDQKYFIFGKGGGEELAAQLGTDLLGQLPIQEADENSETPAIAEENTALFMEYLNLAEKIHAKFQL; the protein is encoded by the coding sequence ATGTTAAAAGGAAATGTGCTGGCGGTGACAAGCGGAAAAGGCGGAGTCGGCAAGTCTTCTTTATCAGTGAACCTAGCGCTTGCGCTGCAAAAGCTTGGCAAGTCTGTCGCAATCATCGATCTTGATATATACGGATTCAGCGTACCGAAGATCCTGAATATAGATTCAAAGCCAAAAACGTTCAACGGAAAAATCATCCCGGTTGAAGCGAATGGCATCAAGGTAATGTCCATGGGCTTCCTTGTGAAGGACAATGAACCAATCGTTTGGCGCGGCCCGATGCTTGGAAAAATGATTCAGCATTTTACAGAGGATGTGCTGTGGGGAGAAATGGATTATTTCATTCTCGATATGCCTCCTGGCACTGGGGATGTCGCGCTTGATATGCACCTGATGATTCCGCAGAGCAAGGAAATCGTTGTAACGACGCCTCATAAGGCAGCTTCTTTCGTAGCAGAACGCGCTGGAGCCATGGCAATCAAGAGCAAGCATGAGGTCATCGGCGTGGTCGAGAATATGTCCTACTTCAAGCCTGAAGACAGTGATCAGAAGTACTTTATTTTCGGAAAAGGCGGCGGCGAGGAACTGGCTGCACAGCTTGGCACTGATCTATTGGGACAGCTCCCGATTCAGGAAGCCGATGAGAATAGCGAAACGCCTGCTATCGCAGAGGAGAATACTGCGCTATTCATGGAATACTTAAACCTTGCAGAAAAAATACATGCAAAGTTTCAGCTCTAG
- a CDS encoding Rieske 2Fe-2S domain-containing protein produces the protein MSDDKKKTHHEDDKDMIKLIDNLNRKDDVHLNRRAFLKASFGATVAIGLATTPFGIFTFLRDENGEVKRVEITDIDDLAIGESRNFNYPTKNEPAILVRTPEDKFVAYNNKCTHLQCPVFYEHKENVLLCPCHKGYFNVDSGQPMAGPPQRELPKILLEIKDGKVFAVGREVRHG, from the coding sequence ATGAGTGATGATAAGAAAAAGACCCATCATGAAGATGATAAAGATATGATCAAGCTGATCGATAACCTGAACAGGAAAGACGATGTCCATTTGAATAGAAGGGCATTCCTGAAGGCATCCTTTGGCGCAACTGTCGCAATCGGACTTGCGACGACTCCATTCGGGATCTTCACCTTCCTGCGCGATGAAAATGGCGAAGTGAAGCGAGTGGAAATCACCGATATCGATGACCTGGCAATCGGCGAATCCAGGAACTTCAACTATCCAACGAAGAACGAGCCAGCCATTTTGGTCAGGACACCGGAGGACAAATTCGTTGCCTACAACAATAAATGCACACACCTCCAATGCCCGGTTTTTTACGAGCATAAAGAAAATGTCCTGCTGTGCCCTTGCCACAAAGGCTATTTCAATGTAGACAGCGGCCAGCCGATGGCAGGACCGCCGCAGCGCGAGCTTCCTAAGATCCTGCTTGAAATCAAGGACGGAAAGGTGTTCGCAGTAGGGAGGGAAGTAAGGCATGGATAA
- a CDS encoding dynamin family protein yields the protein MTFEEQLIKKSYFETYMQQGNQAHPVRVLGELYLDEQKNDMPDLSYIRFAQGEVYFHNKDYEAAIFKWENITNELEPWAKKNMGDAFLEIGLYTSAEDLYLSIDTDSNILRIESGLQLLTLYIEQGKLDKAVAVIKKSVQLDPDYPGVTEIARAFFEEHLDWENAVELAVNEGVRTGSPKWFDVLNQYVEQGHTRQFSSSYFNEALSVLFQVDRSRFEQLSVSLWESYRDQSSYMKWLREFNQLFSGMDGNRRDGWTHLSAVYQDTYFELINGDRLIKEISPLIPELLTNWLKITSPVNSLVSASSIIAWNEVFPGTITTSAIHDAENLVLNSRQYDNGYQDSMQLFETITKWAENHEIEVGNRIKWMVRELQETYVHNLLIAGLSGNGKSSFVNTIVGEELITSPTGAVIRFMNDENPGIQEINDTAVRQITNIEDFKESAGVRRQSHKNETIIDFRAQFPFLHDHEMALIDSPGINRNNYDNHPLYNYLRFADSLLFVLNANDPFTEKEREILAKISEFFPQLPVHFLLNKIDDIYSQQEAIEVFDQTSAEISQYYPDAKMFAFSANYDKGKQLKDFSDFIKATRSAVDFEQERTAKLQFFVRRAITYLLDKRIEIENDHMETISWNEEMVSKLNGAINQLGDIEEEKSKSIQKSYRKIKDETRTEIIEKIPEILRSCSELVTEDSDFGKIHTEMDEAMNKKIREYLDETVLPKFHDDLQGWIQHSKDEFDHSQNYLNEMADGFNSMYGDERISLDCDFRVLDDWRRDASRMTNGVHYEKVNIMNRSTPQQFFLKSAGKLLGVLPQNNAMLYNRYKTYLETEDYYEIGVTTAKRFLQQFEIFEKSIERDVNLFFKNPFIVLEKAVEEANSEIDYGKNELEKMRINPELYRDPLTLYEVKLRQFEWMTAAGRG from the coding sequence ATGACATTTGAAGAGCAATTAATCAAAAAGTCGTATTTTGAAACGTATATGCAACAAGGAAACCAGGCACACCCTGTTCGTGTCCTCGGGGAGCTTTACCTTGACGAGCAGAAGAATGATATGCCGGATTTGTCATACATCCGTTTTGCTCAGGGAGAGGTCTATTTTCATAACAAGGATTACGAAGCGGCTATTTTTAAATGGGAAAATATCACGAATGAACTGGAGCCATGGGCGAAAAAGAACATGGGTGATGCGTTCCTTGAGATTGGTCTGTACACATCTGCAGAGGACCTGTACCTTTCGATTGATACAGATAGCAATATTCTCAGGATTGAAAGCGGGCTGCAGCTTTTGACGCTTTACATAGAACAGGGAAAGCTTGACAAAGCGGTTGCTGTCATCAAGAAGTCTGTGCAGCTGGATCCGGATTATCCGGGAGTAACGGAAATTGCCCGCGCTTTCTTTGAAGAGCATCTGGACTGGGAAAATGCCGTTGAATTGGCAGTCAATGAAGGGGTCCGAACCGGTTCGCCTAAGTGGTTCGACGTCTTGAATCAGTATGTAGAACAGGGGCATACCCGCCAGTTCTCATCGTCCTATTTTAACGAAGCTTTATCCGTTCTATTCCAGGTGGACCGAAGCCGGTTTGAACAGCTGTCGGTATCCCTGTGGGAAAGTTACAGGGATCAAAGTTCCTATATGAAATGGCTGAGGGAATTCAACCAATTGTTCAGCGGGATGGACGGCAATAGAAGAGATGGCTGGACCCATCTGTCAGCGGTCTATCAGGATACTTATTTCGAATTGATTAATGGAGATCGATTGATTAAGGAAATTTCCCCGCTGATTCCTGAGTTGCTAACGAACTGGCTGAAAATCACGAGTCCAGTTAACAGCCTTGTTTCGGCATCATCAATCATTGCATGGAATGAGGTATTTCCAGGAACCATTACCACGTCGGCCATTCACGATGCGGAGAACCTTGTGCTGAATTCGCGCCAGTACGATAATGGCTACCAAGATAGCATGCAGCTATTTGAGACCATCACCAAATGGGCAGAGAATCATGAAATTGAAGTGGGCAACAGGATAAAATGGATGGTTCGGGAGCTGCAGGAAACTTATGTCCATAATCTGCTGATTGCCGGTTTATCTGGGAATGGAAAGTCATCCTTCGTCAATACGATTGTTGGCGAAGAGCTGATTACATCTCCAACTGGGGCAGTCATCAGGTTCATGAACGATGAGAATCCGGGAATCCAGGAAATAAACGATACGGCAGTCCGCCAGATTACCAATATTGAGGACTTCAAGGAATCTGCCGGAGTTCGCCGCCAGAGCCATAAAAATGAAACGATCATTGACTTCAGAGCTCAGTTCCCATTCCTGCACGACCATGAGATGGCGCTGATAGACTCTCCAGGAATCAATCGCAATAACTATGACAATCACCCGTTGTACAATTACTTGAGGTTTGCTGACAGCTTATTATTCGTGCTTAACGCAAATGATCCTTTTACGGAAAAAGAAAGGGAAATCCTCGCGAAAATTTCCGAGTTCTTCCCGCAGCTGCCGGTTCACTTCCTGTTGAATAAAATAGATGATATCTACAGTCAGCAGGAGGCAATAGAAGTATTTGACCAAACATCAGCGGAAATCAGCCAATATTATCCTGATGCAAAAATGTTCGCTTTCTCTGCTAATTATGACAAAGGCAAGCAGCTGAAAGATTTCTCTGATTTTATTAAAGCAACCAGAAGCGCAGTCGACTTCGAGCAGGAGCGTACGGCAAAACTGCAATTCTTTGTCAGAAGGGCGATCACGTATTTGCTTGATAAACGGATTGAAATCGAAAATGACCATATGGAAACAATCAGCTGGAACGAAGAGATGGTGAGCAAGCTGAATGGTGCGATCAATCAGCTTGGTGACATCGAGGAAGAGAAATCGAAATCCATCCAGAAGTCATACCGTAAAATCAAGGACGAAACCCGCACGGAAATCATAGAAAAGATTCCGGAAATACTGCGGAGCTGTTCTGAATTGGTGACAGAGGATAGTGATTTCGGAAAAATCCATACTGAAATGGATGAGGCAATGAACAAGAAGATAAGGGAATATCTTGATGAAACCGTGCTGCCGAAATTCCATGATGATCTACAAGGCTGGATTCAGCATTCGAAGGACGAATTCGACCACAGCCAAAACTATTTGAATGAGATGGCCGATGGCTTTAATTCGATGTATGGAGATGAACGAATCAGCCTTGACTGCGATTTCAGGGTGCTTGATGATTGGCGCCGCGATGCAAGCCGGATGACGAATGGCGTTCACTATGAAAAGGTCAACATCATGAACCGGTCGACACCGCAGCAGTTCTTCCTGAAGAGTGCAGGCAAACTGCTAGGCGTGCTGCCGCAGAACAATGCGATGCTATATAACCGATACAAAACCTATCTGGAGACAGAAGACTATTATGAAATCGGGGTAACCACTGCGAAAAGATTCCTGCAGCAATTCGAGATTTTCGAAAAATCGATTGAACGAGATGTAAACCTGTTCTTCAAAAACCCATTCATTGTACTAGAAAAAGCAGTAGAAGAGGCCAATTCCGAAATCGACTATGGCAAGAACGAACTTGAAAAAATGAGAATAAATCCAGAATTGTACCGTGACCCACTGACACTGTACGAAGTGAAGCTTCGCCAGTTTGAATGGATGACAGCGGCAGGCAGAGGTTAA
- a CDS encoding sugar ABC transporter substrate-binding protein, protein MKKGIKKVFLGAVASALLLTGCGGGETKTASGPVEGVPERFAKGEEVKIKVIRKIGGDDHTAQFLAGAKTEGEALGFKVDVFTANGDTAKFHDAINQGLQQDYDGFIISHGDDAATVDDVKKLVDEGKSVVTFDSNPDLAQVEGVTLTSQDDEALATQALDQLVKDQNGEANIVYLWVDGFPPMVRRNKVYQETLKANPGIKEIERFGVAAADTSVQTQNAVAAMLNKHPKGEIDAIFATWDAFAIGAARAIKEAGRDEIKIYGIDVSNADLQEIQGEGSPWKYTAAVDPKLIGEVNMRLLAKKLAGEETPATYDLEASLISQEELQQSKNPVNMANLAEIIEGWGKSDAFLEDWMEKLKDHYKK, encoded by the coding sequence ATGAAAAAAGGGATTAAAAAAGTATTTTTAGGTGCAGTTGCTTCTGCATTGCTGCTGACAGGATGCGGCGGCGGAGAGACAAAAACGGCCAGCGGTCCTGTAGAAGGGGTGCCGGAGCGATTTGCCAAAGGTGAAGAAGTCAAGATCAAAGTCATCCGCAAGATTGGCGGCGACGATCATACTGCTCAATTTTTAGCCGGAGCGAAAACAGAAGGAGAAGCGCTCGGCTTCAAGGTAGACGTTTTTACAGCGAATGGAGATACAGCGAAATTCCATGACGCGATCAATCAGGGGCTTCAGCAGGACTATGATGGATTCATCATCTCGCATGGTGACGATGCAGCAACAGTGGATGATGTGAAAAAGTTGGTGGATGAGGGCAAAAGTGTCGTGACATTCGATTCGAATCCGGACCTTGCTCAGGTAGAAGGTGTCACGCTTACTTCCCAGGACGATGAAGCCCTCGCGACCCAGGCGCTGGATCAGCTTGTGAAGGACCAAAATGGAGAAGCCAATATTGTTTACTTATGGGTGGATGGCTTCCCGCCAATGGTCAGAAGAAATAAAGTTTACCAGGAAACCTTGAAGGCAAACCCAGGAATCAAAGAGATTGAGAGATTCGGAGTGGCGGCAGCCGATACAAGCGTACAGACGCAGAACGCTGTGGCAGCGATGCTGAACAAGCATCCAAAAGGGGAAATTGACGCGATTTTCGCGACTTGGGACGCATTCGCAATTGGCGCTGCTCGTGCGATCAAGGAAGCTGGCCGCGATGAAATCAAGATTTACGGAATTGATGTTTCCAATGCTGACCTGCAGGAAATCCAGGGAGAAGGCAGCCCATGGAAATACACAGCCGCTGTTGATCCGAAGCTGATTGGGGAAGTGAATATGAGATTGCTAGCGAAAAAGCTTGCCGGCGAAGAAACACCGGCGACATATGACCTTGAAGCCTCACTGATTTCACAGGAAGAGCTTCAGCAGTCAAAAAATCCGGTGAACATGGCGAATTTGGCTGAAATCATCGAAGGCTGGGGAAAATCTGATGCATTTTTGGAAGATTGGATGGAAAAATTGAAGGATCACTATAAGAAATAA
- a CDS encoding ABC transporter permease, producing the protein MEAKLPFQQEPAPKKTFELFQFLYKYGTILTIFVLVAVFAAANPAFINGDNVINILRSISIVTIIAIGITISLTVDGFDLSVGSVASLSNAIVISMFVWFSQNTLLAVLSAIAAALIVGALNSLMIVKLKIPDMLMTLAMMFIIQGTALTYTKGATVSENMILPDGSFSTGAISPFFAKIGQVPWIILIMAIAVIIVHVFLTYTKHGRYMYVIGGNKEAARLSGIPVNRYKTAAYLLSALFAAIGGIVLASRVMTAEINAGSPYLMDSVAAAFIGFSVLGAGKPNAFGTFVGAVLIGILQNGLVMMSVPYYAMDIVKGTVLAFALGITYYKQKH; encoded by the coding sequence ATGGAAGCGAAACTCCCATTTCAGCAAGAACCAGCACCGAAAAAGACATTCGAACTGTTCCAGTTCTTATATAAGTATGGGACGATTTTGACGATCTTTGTCCTGGTCGCAGTCTTTGCGGCAGCCAATCCTGCTTTTATCAATGGCGATAACGTCATCAATATCTTAAGATCCATTTCCATCGTGACAATCATCGCGATTGGCATCACCATTTCCTTGACGGTTGATGGTTTTGATTTATCTGTCGGCTCTGTGGCATCCCTATCGAATGCCATTGTCATTTCGATGTTTGTCTGGTTCTCGCAGAACACCCTACTTGCGGTACTATCAGCGATTGCGGCTGCCTTGATTGTAGGAGCGCTCAATTCATTGATGATCGTCAAGCTGAAGATCCCGGATATGCTGATGACACTGGCAATGATGTTCATCATCCAGGGAACAGCGCTGACTTATACGAAGGGCGCGACGGTTTCGGAAAATATGATCCTGCCTGATGGAAGTTTTTCTACAGGAGCAATCAGTCCGTTCTTCGCTAAAATAGGGCAGGTTCCGTGGATCATCTTGATCATGGCCATCGCCGTCATTATTGTCCATGTATTCCTGACATATACAAAACACGGCCGCTATATGTATGTGATTGGCGGAAATAAAGAGGCGGCCAGGCTTTCTGGTATACCGGTCAACCGCTATAAAACAGCAGCGTATCTGCTTTCCGCTTTATTCGCAGCGATTGGCGGAATTGTGTTGGCTTCCCGCGTCATGACGGCGGAAATCAATGCAGGCTCACCTTATTTAATGGATTCGGTCGCCGCTGCTTTCATTGGCTTTTCCGTCCTGGGAGCAGGCAAGCCAAACGCATTCGGTACCTTTGTCGGAGCGGTGCTGATCGGCATTTTGCAAAATGGGCTTGTGATGATGTCAGTACCGTATTATGCGATGGATATCGTGAAAGGGACCGTGCTGGCATTTGCACTGGGAATTACTTACTACAAGCAGAAACATTGA
- a CDS encoding formate/nitrite transporter family protein yields MEVQALQEVEKLALKKNKIFKQSKTRYLARAALASMFIGFGVIVAFKTGNPFYVEHSPFAYPIAAITFGAAIILIAYGGGDLFTGNTFYYTFAALRKKMAWVQVARMWVYSYIGNIIGAAAFAFLIYTTGLFDDHSVNGFLLSVAEKKTLAPTSELFFRGILCNWLVCLAFFLPMSMKGDGAKMFAMVFFVYCFFISGYEHSIANMCTFAISMVLDDPQSVTFAGVIHNLIPVTIGNLIGGGIMMGWMYYYANKPFFEE; encoded by the coding sequence ATGGAAGTACAAGCTTTACAGGAAGTTGAGAAGCTGGCCTTAAAAAAGAACAAGATATTCAAGCAAAGCAAGACACGCTATTTAGCCAGGGCTGCCCTGGCTTCGATGTTCATTGGCTTTGGGGTGATCGTTGCGTTCAAGACGGGGAATCCTTTTTATGTGGAACACTCTCCCTTTGCCTACCCAATAGCTGCCATTACCTTCGGTGCCGCAATTATCCTGATTGCCTATGGTGGTGGGGACCTGTTCACTGGCAACACCTTTTACTACACGTTTGCAGCTCTTAGGAAAAAAATGGCCTGGGTGCAGGTGGCCAGGATGTGGGTTTACAGCTATATCGGCAATATCATTGGCGCAGCTGCGTTTGCTTTTTTGATTTACACAACAGGATTGTTTGATGACCATTCCGTAAATGGATTCTTGTTAAGTGTTGCTGAAAAAAAGACACTTGCACCAACTTCAGAACTTTTTTTCCGGGGGATTCTCTGTAACTGGCTCGTCTGTCTCGCGTTCTTCCTGCCGATGTCAATGAAGGGCGACGGAGCAAAGATGTTCGCAATGGTCTTCTTCGTTTACTGCTTCTTCATTTCGGGTTATGAGCACAGCATCGCCAATATGTGCACCTTCGCGATCAGCATGGTCCTCGATGACCCTCAATCTGTTACTTTTGCCGGAGTAATTCATAATCTGATTCCCGTGACGATCGGCAATCTCATTGGCGGAGGGATTATGATGGGCTGGATGTATTATTATGCCAACAAACCATTTTTTGAAGAATAA